The sequence GAGCAAATGGCGTGGCGCGCGGTACACGCGCCGGGTCGCGTGCTGGACTCGAGTGCCTCAGGGCGCACACTGGGACAGTGGGCCGACGCGTTTCACTCGCGACGCCGCTCGGCATTTCCTGAGCTTGGAGAGCCCTATCCGCTGCTCCACGCCCACACCTTCAAACGGCCCTCAGGTGCGAGCGGGGTCCTGCGCTTCAGTTACATGAACGGAACCAAGTGCCTGCCCGACGCACACGTCGGCGTCATCGAAATCGAGGAGGTGCAACCGTGAGACACTTCGTTGCGGGCTTCGCCCTGATCGCCATCGCTTGTTCTGCTGAGCCAGATTCACGGCCCAAGCACCCTCCTGCGGACGACGCCGGCGCGCCGACCGACGCGGCCGCGACGGCGGACGCCGACGCGGCGCCGGCCGGCCCGTGCACGCTGTACCAATCGTACGAGTACGACGCGCACCCCGAGTCCTACTCCAACTGCAGCCAAGTCCCGGTTCCCTACGACGACATCGTGCCCCGGGAAACGAGCGGCGACCTGAGCGCTCGCACCGTGCCGCGCTGCGTGGATGGAAGCGACGGGCCGTGCCCGGGACGAGAAGTACGCTGCCAAGACGGGACTCGTCCGTTCTATCACATCGACAAGGCCGTCGACGCGAGCGGCAAGTCCATCGACACCAACCGCTGGGTGTTCTTCTTTCAGGGCGGGGGCTCGTGCCGCAGTTTCGAGGACTGTAGCGCCCAGTACGCCACTCCCGAGGGTGGAGAGCAAACCTCTCTGCATCCCAATCCGCAATTCAAAAGCGTCGGGACATTCGTGAAGGGAGAAGGGATCCTGAGCGCTCAGCCAGCCCGCCCGTTCTCGACGTTCAATCGTGTGAAGTTCTACAAGTGCAGCAACGAGAAGTTTGCCGGAAATCGCACGCTGGTCGACAGTGAGGCAGGCACTGTCCTCTACTTCCACGGTCGAAAGATCATCGAGGCTGTGCTCAACGACCTAGGGCGCTCACGCGGAAGCGTGACGCTGGGAACCGACGGCGTGCTGCCCAGTCTGGCGAATGCCACTCACATCCTGGTCAGCGGAAACAGCGGCGGCGCGAGTGGATTGATCCAAAACGGGGACTGGATCGCGGACTTACTCGCGGCGCGCTCCAAGGCTGCAGTTCGCTTCGTCCTGGACGCCCGCATCGAGCCGTCGGTCGAAAGTGAGGCTCATTTCGAGGCGGGCGGGAATGGACCGCCGCTGTTTGCCGGCGACTGGAACGGCAAGTCCCAGCTTCAGAACGGTCTCGCGAGCTTGATCATCGAACGCAGCGACGCTTTCGTGCGACCCGGCGGCGGCGATCGCTTTCAGTTCGAGAACTGGGGCGACCCGAAGAGCCTGGACGAGCCGTTCATGGACGCCAGTTGCTTTTCGAGGCACGCGGCAGACCCGTCACCCTGCTTCGACGAGTACCACGTGCTCTACCACCACATGAGCGTCGACCGGTTCATGTATCAGAGCCTGGCAGACCACAACCACCGCAACAATATCGTTCGCTGGGTGACTTCGCCCACGCCGTTCGCCTTCGTTCCGGGCAATCCCCCCGAGTCCCAGTTCCTGCAGGAGTTCAAGGAACGCGTGATCTACTCGGCGGATCAATTCCTGCGCAATCGAGCGCAGTCCGACGAGCAACCACCGCCGATCTACGACCTCGCGATCATGATCCCCGACCATGAGCGGCACGTGAACTTGGTCGATGACCACTATTTCTTCCAAGCGTCGATGAGCCTTTCGCCCAGCAGCGGCCCCACCGTCACCCGCACCTTTGCGAGCGCCCTCGAGGACTGGCTCGAAACGGGCGGTGACCGGATGATTGTCGACGACCGAGCGACCGTCGAAAAGGTGCAAAGCGGGGGCGGCTGGGTCACCAGCGAGTGACCCTACTCCGGCGTCACGACCAGCTCGACGCGGCGGTTGTTGGCTCGGCCCTCGGCCGTCGAGTTCGACGCGATGGGGCGGGAGGGCCCGATGCCGATCGACTTGATCTTGCCCGAGTCGATGCCGCGCGAGATCAAGTGCGCGCGGACTGCGTCCGCGCGCTGGAAGCTCAGCTCCTCGTTTTTCTTGGCGGAGCCCCGGGAGTCCGTGTGGCCTTCTACCAGGATGGACTTGAAGCCTTGGTCTTGCAGGGCCTTGGCCACGTCATCCAGCTTGGACTGCGCGATCGGCAGCAGCGCGTACTTGCCCGAGGCGAACAACACCTCGCCTGAAATCGTGATCACCACGCCGCGCTTCTCTTCTTTGACCTTTGCGACTTCTGCCAGGCTCGCCATGGCGGCAGTCAGCTTCTTCTCCGTGGCCAGCCGCGCTTGCTTTTCCTGTTCCAGCTGCTGCTTGGTCTTGGCGACTTCCTGTTCCTTCTGAGCGAGCTCCGCTTGCTTCTGTTTGAGTTCCGCCTGCTTCTCTTTGATGTCTTGCTCGGCTTTTCGCTTCTGATCCGCCAGTTCGGCTTTGGTCTTTTCCAGATTCTTCTTGGCGCGATCGCCATCGGCCAACTGGGCGGCTTGGAGCTCACGCGCGGCCTGGTCGCGCCGCTGCATGGCTGCAGCGATTTCGCCCTGTGCGGCGGCGATGCGTGCCTTACGCTTGGCTATGTACGCCAGGGTCAGCGTCGATTCGTCGTCGCCGCTCTCTTCGAAGGATCGGTTCGCGCTGTCGAGCGCTTGCTTGGCGGAGTCCAGCTCCGCTGGCGTCATCTTCGCAGCGGGCCCCTGTGCGGCCTGGTCGTAGGCCTCGCGCGCTTCGAGCAGCGTCTTGGGCGTCGGGGTGGTGCCACAGGCCGTCGCGCCCACGCAGGCGACGAGGGCAACGAATTTCAGAGTCTTCTTGGGCAGTGCCATGATCGATTCCTTTGAGTTCATCTATTTGCCCGACTGCTTCTTGTAGGCCGTCACGAGATCGATCGCGTTCTGGGCTTCGGCCTTGGCATAGGCCTCGCGCGCCAAGTTCAGGGCCAGCTCTGCATCCACCTCGGCGCGCTGCAGCTCGAAGTCGGCCGCTTCATTGTCGCCGTCCGCGATCAGAGCTTTGGCGCGTGCAAGCCCGTCGTTCGCGCGCTTGAGCACCAGACTGGCCTCGGGGTTGTTCGCGGCGCCACCGACCTCTGCGGCGCGTACGGCAGCCGTCGCCGAAGTGACCCGTTCGTGGGGTACAGCCGCGCCGCCGCACGCCCCGAGAAGAGCGACGAATCCCAGCGTGAACAGTGCAAGGTGTTTGGACATTTTCCTCTCCCAACCTGGATGGGACCACGACTATAGCCATGCCGGCGTGGCAGACCAATGTGCTAGCCATAAACCGCCCTAGACGAGGCGCGGCAGGGCGGGTTCACGGCTGCGCCGGCCCGGGATCTTCTGGTTTTGCGGGCTGCTCGGGGATCGTGGTCTCGACGTCCTCGCGCAGCGGCCCGGCGGGCTGCTCGGGGATCGTGATCTCGACGTCTTGGTGAAGCGACCCGGCGTTCAGCGTCAGCGTGATGCGCTTGCCTGGGATGAGCAACTCGGCCGGAAGCTCCAGGAAGGCGCGACCGCGCGCGTTCGTGGTGGCACGCAGCGTGCGACCGTCGGGCAGGGCTAGAACGACGGGAAGATCCGCCGCGGCGTGGAGGGGTTCGCGGGTGAGCTGGAGAGCCGTCGTTTCGACTTCGGGGCCTTCGGTCACGCGGTGCGAGAAGTCGCCGAGGTCGACCATGGAGGCGATGAAGGATCCCAGCGCAATCGGAATGGCTACGAGTGCAGTGGAGCCGTCGTCATCGGCCAACGCTGCCAGGGCTAGCCAGCCCGGGGTGCCCCCAAATTCTAGCCACCACACGAACATGTCCGGCCTCTCCCGGATCTCCGTCTGCACAAGCCGCGTCGTGGTCATGCCACGCTGGCAGCTCCTGCGCACCGCCACCTCGACCAGCACGCCGGTCTTCACGGCGGTGGCTTGCGCGAAGTGATCCTCACGGCAGTCCTCTAGCGGCCTACGCTCCACCGAGAGCACCGTGCGCGTCTGGGTACGTTGGGTAGGGGCACAAGCTGTCGCAAGCAAGAAGCAAAGCGCGAACCAGGCGCGCATGCCGTAGTGTAGCGCAGCGCGAGCGGGGTGCGAGGATGGGTCTCGGTCGGCGTGCTCGAGGGACCCGCGTCGCATGTTCCTGTCAATCTGGGGGTGTGCTCGGTCCAAGGGAGTCGAGGCGGATACGAGCGATGGTGACGGAGTCGTCTTTGAATTGATACTTGGTGAAGATTTCGTCACAGGTGATCCCCAGGGGAGACAGGAACATCGTCCCCTGGACGGCCAGCGACGACTTGATG comes from Polyangiaceae bacterium and encodes:
- a CDS encoding DUF4398 domain-containing protein; translated protein: MSKHLALFTLGFVALLGACGGAAVPHERVTSATAAVRAAEVGGAANNPEASLVLKRANDGLARAKALIADGDNEAADFELQRAEVDAELALNLAREAYAKAEAQNAIDLVTAYKKQSGK
- a CDS encoding OmpA family protein, with product MALPKKTLKFVALVACVGATACGTTPTPKTLLEAREAYDQAAQGPAAKMTPAELDSAKQALDSANRSFEESGDDESTLTLAYIAKRKARIAAAQGEIAAAMQRRDQAARELQAAQLADGDRAKKNLEKTKAELADQKRKAEQDIKEKQAELKQKQAELAQKEQEVAKTKQQLEQEKQARLATEKKLTAAMASLAEVAKVKEEKRGVVITISGEVLFASGKYALLPIAQSKLDDVAKALQDQGFKSILVEGHTDSRGSAKKNEELSFQRADAVRAHLISRGIDSGKIKSIGIGPSRPIASNSTAEGRANNRRVELVVTPE
- a CDS encoding pectin acetylesterase-family hydrolase encodes the protein MRHFVAGFALIAIACSAEPDSRPKHPPADDAGAPTDAAATADADAAPAGPCTLYQSYEYDAHPESYSNCSQVPVPYDDIVPRETSGDLSARTVPRCVDGSDGPCPGREVRCQDGTRPFYHIDKAVDASGKSIDTNRWVFFFQGGGSCRSFEDCSAQYATPEGGEQTSLHPNPQFKSVGTFVKGEGILSAQPARPFSTFNRVKFYKCSNEKFAGNRTLVDSEAGTVLYFHGRKIIEAVLNDLGRSRGSVTLGTDGVLPSLANATHILVSGNSGGASGLIQNGDWIADLLAARSKAAVRFVLDARIEPSVESEAHFEAGGNGPPLFAGDWNGKSQLQNGLASLIIERSDAFVRPGGGDRFQFENWGDPKSLDEPFMDASCFSRHAADPSPCFDEYHVLYHHMSVDRFMYQSLADHNHRNNIVRWVTSPTPFAFVPGNPPESQFLQEFKERVIYSADQFLRNRAQSDEQPPPIYDLAIMIPDHERHVNLVDDHYFFQASMSLSPSSGPTVTRTFASALEDWLETGGDRMIVDDRATVEKVQSGGGWVTSE